A stretch of Gossypium hirsutum isolate 1008001.06 chromosome A06, Gossypium_hirsutum_v2.1, whole genome shotgun sequence DNA encodes these proteins:
- the LOC107962174 gene encoding (6-4)DNA photolyase produces the protein MKPPLSLLNPNMPSGSGSLMWFRKGLRVHDNPALEYASRGSSCVYPLFVIDPHYMELDPDAYSPGSTRAGINRIRFLLESLADLDSSLKKLGSRLLVLKGEPSEVLIRCLNEWDVRKLCFEYDTDPYYQALDDKVKNYASAAGIEVFSPVSHTIFDPADIIEKNGGRPPLSYQSFLKLAGEPSFSLSVELSWTPPVGDVGRCEILQVPTLKELGYVEKHQDEFTPFRGGESEALRRLRESLSDKEWVANFEKPKGDPSAYIKPATTVLSPYLKFGCLSSRYFYQCLKDVYKNVKRHTSPPVSLVGQLLWREFFYTVAFGTPNFDKMKGNKICKQIPWNDDDKLLAAWRAARTGYPWIDAIMVQLRKWGWMHHLARHSVACFLTRGDLFVHWEKGRDIFERLLIDSDWAINNGNWLWQSCSSFFYQYNRIYSPISFGRKYDPNGNYIRHFLPILKDMPKEYIYEPWTAPLSVQTKAKCIIGRDYPKPVISHDTASNECRKKMGEAYALNQRLKGLVSEEDLRKLRRKFDEDEDKQEPKPRRQRQKLIK, from the exons ATGAAACCTCCACTTTCTCTACTGAATCCCAACATGCCATCCGGGTCAGGTTCGTTAATGTGGTTCCGAAAGGGGCTCCGGGTCCACGACAATCCGGCGCTCGAGTATGCTTCCAGAGGATCCTCTTGTGTTTACCCTTTGTTCGTCATCGACCCTCACTATATGGAGCTGGACCCAGACGCCTACTCCCCAGGATCCACCCGTGCGGGTATAAACAGGATCCGGTTCTTATTGGAGAGCCTCGCTGACCTTGACTCAAGTTTGAAGAAACTCGGGTCGAGGTTGTTGGTGTTGAAGGGTGAGCCTAGTGAGGTTTTGATTCGTTGCTTAAACGAG TGGGATGTTAGAAAGCTTTGCTTTGAGTATGACACTGATCCATATTATCAAGCTTTGGATGATAAAGTTAAG AATTATGCTTCTGCAGCTGGAATCGAGGTTTTCTCTCCAGTGAGTCATACCATCTTCGATCCTGCAGATATTATAGAGAAG AATGGGGGAAGACCACCACTGAGTTATCAATCCTTTTTAAAGCTTGCTGGGGAACCATCTTTCTCACTTTCAGTTGAACTTTCTTGGACGCCTCCTGTTGGAGATGTTGGAAGATGTGAGATTTTACAAGTTCCGACACTAAAGGAACTCGGGTATGTGGAAAAGCATCAG GATGAGTTCACTCCCTTTAGAGGTGGTGAGTCAGAAGCATTGAGGAGGTTGAGAGAATCCCTAAGTGACAAG GAATGGGTGGCCAATTTTGAGAAACCTAAGGGTGACCCTTCTGCTTATATAAAACCAGCAACAACTGTTCTATCACCTTATTTGAAA TTTGGATGTCTCTCTTCcaggtatttttaccaatgcCTTAAAGATGTCTATAAAAATGTTAAGAGGCATACATCACCACCAGTTTCTCTTGTCGGGCAG TTGCTATGGCGCGAATTTTTCTATACTGTGGCCTTTGGAACTCCTAATTTTGACAAAATGAAGGGTAACAAAATATGCAAGCAG ATTCCATGGAATGATGATGACAAACTCCTAGCTGCTTGGAGAGCGGCTAGAACAGGTTACCCTTGGATTGATGCTATCATGGTCCAG CTGAGGAAGTGGGGTTGGATGCACCATCTTGCACGCCATTCTGTTGCTTGTTTCCTCACTCGTGGAGATCTA TTTGTTCATTGGGAAAAAGGACGCGATATCTTTGAGAGACTTCTGATTGATTCAGATTGGGCAATTAATAATGGGAATTGGCTCTGGCAATCATGCTCATCATTCTTTTACCAG TATAACCGCATATACTCACCAATATCATTTGGAAGGAAATATGATCCGAATGGTAATTATATTAGGCATTTTCTCCCCATACTAAAAG ACATGCCAAAGGAATATATATATGAGCCGTGGACAGCTCCACTAAGCGTGCAAACTAAAGCAAAGTGCATTATTGGAAGAGATTATCCCAAACCAG TGATATCGCATGATACTGCAAGCAATGAATGCAGAAAGAAAATGGGGGAAGCTTATGCACTTAACCAGAGACTCAAAGGACTTGTAAGTGAAGAAGATTTAAGGAAGTTGAGAAGAAAatttgatgaagatgaagataaGCAGGAACCCAAACCCAGAAGGCAGAGACAAAAGCTGATAAAATGA